A section of the Pseudanabaena mucicola str. Chao 1806 genome encodes:
- a CDS encoding acyl-CoA dehydrogenase family protein, translating to MDFEDLTSKQKHLIEIVRQLGIKNFAPRAHLYDEQASFPYENYQDLKEHGLLALCIPQEYGGMGADFATYCLISAEIARYCGATALTFNMHICSTLWLVLSKELPMTEAQREECELYQVKHFSRIVREKAIYSQPISEAGAGVSMGKSYQTSAKKVDGGWIINGTKIFA from the coding sequence TTGGACTTTGAAGATTTGACAAGTAAGCAAAAACACTTAATTGAAATAGTAAGACAATTAGGTATTAAAAATTTTGCTCCTCGGGCACACTTGTATGATGAGCAAGCCTCTTTCCCTTACGAAAATTATCAAGATTTAAAAGAGCATGGACTTTTGGCATTATGCATTCCCCAAGAGTATGGAGGGATGGGTGCTGATTTTGCTACTTATTGCTTAATATCGGCTGAAATAGCTCGCTATTGTGGAGCTACAGCTCTTACTTTTAACATGCACATTTGTTCAACTCTATGGTTAGTTTTGAGCAAAGAACTACCGATGACAGAAGCACAAAGAGAAGAATGTGAACTCTATCAAGTAAAGCATTTCTCAAGAATAGTGAGAGAAAAAGCCATTTATTCTCAGCCAATTTCTGAAGCAGGTGCAGGAGTCTCCATGGGGAAGTCCTATCAAACAAGTGCCAAAAAGGTCGATGGTGGATGGATCATCAATGGAACAAAAATCTTTGCTTGA
- a CDS encoding transposase gives MQVDQAGCHRAKRLRLPKNIILIFQPAHSPELNRIERVWLYLKQGL, from the coding sequence ATGCAAGTCGATCAAGCTGGTTGTCATCGGGCTAAGCGTTTACGATTGCCAAAAAACATTATTTTGATATTTCAGCCTGCTCATTCTCCAGAGTTAAATCGAATTGAGCGTGTTTGGTTATATTTGAAGCAAGGATTGTGA